The stretch of DNA atattaataaaaatatgtttattttgtcTCATATTAAGCATATGATTTGCAATATCCATTTATCTTacgttatttatctttttatattatcaatgaaATATTAAACACTTTTTTTCTACTAATATATTTTAGACTTAAACGAATTTTTGATTTATccattttatcaaaaataaacttttagttTTCCTATTTGTAAAACCAATTTTTTGGTCCATGTATTATTTAATTCATGAGATTTTTCGTCACccaccattttttattttactataccACACTTTCATTGATGACCTGTGACACTTGGGTGACATTTGTAACTTggataaaataatttctatGTCATTATTGTTgtacttaattttataatttattttatttatattttaaaatactaaaatttttatctatatattttgttattttgtattattgtttgataaaataaataaaaattaaatattttatttaaagattttaaatgataaataaaaataaatttttatttttttatatgaataaaataaatattaaatttaataaattttaatattaaactaattagaataaaatagaaaatattttaactattttatttaaatattttaaaattttaaatttttaaaaagttaaagaaaataaataatttttatatattttaaaatttaaatattttaataaaattaataataataataattaaatgttatATCATTAATGAGAATGTCACCGTATCAAAAATAATAAGGACCAAAAAAGtcttaaaaattagttaataggAGGACTAAAAAATGGATTTTAAAAATGAGAGactaaatattcattttaaacaaaatagagagataaaaattacattaaaatctatattttaatactctattaattactattaatattttaataaatacaattcattttatcattaaaatcaatataattaactatatttttaagaattatGTACGAATCAAATAAGATCATCCCAAATGTGGAGTCTCAAGCTAAATAAACTTGGTACCAAATGGGTAACCCAGGGAGACCATTAAATTGGTAGAGATATATGCTTTTAATATAGAGTTATTGGTAAATGATATAGAATTATTAGTGAgatttgtttaataaattttttgaggtGTTGAGTTGAAGAgttgaatatttataaaattaagtacaatttttaaaaaattataaataagtgATATATACTATTAAGACTTATAGGTGGATGCCTTAAGACATTTATAATAAGACTGAAAAACTATTGATTTCTCatacaaataatttgaaaaCATTTAATGCCTgtattgtattttcaaaatcttctttTTCTGGAATAAGTAACATAGTAGATAAATTCCCACACTTAATTACTAGACATAATAGTTCAAGACAATATAAAAATgtacaaaataacttttatattttattgtatttgatGGTcgtaaaacaaataattttgcATTGCactttatttgatatatctATGCATCAGACAAATTAAAGATTAGAGATAAGAGGGACTGAGAGAGAAGAGAGACATAATAGCGTAGAGAGAGagataaaatagagaaaatgaagagagagaaaaacaTGCTGAATGTAATGAATAGGGAGATAAAAGAGAGATAGAGAATAGAGTAGCATGATTCTTGTTTTATCAACTCTCATAACAAATTTTTGAatcaaacataatataatataaaattgtcattttatgttgactatttttaaaaacttttactaaagttaaaatttaaattttttaaataattttttattataatatatattaatttttttttttttttttttttacgcgAGAACATTAATGTGAGatctatttctaaaaatatatataaagatgtGAGTgtgctttattattattatttttctggTAACAatgctttattttaatttattggaATATATTTTGACCAGTTCTAATTTATTAGATAGCATATTTCCAAACCAAATGCAATATATATAGACCATGGAATCCCTTACTTGGCATTCAACAAGTCTCCCTTCTTTTCTCCTGCCTTTCTCTTCCTctgctctctctctctctctctctctctctcaagtCTCAACCATGGGTGTAATGTCTGAGAAACCCCTTCAAGAACTTCCTCTGCATTCTTCAGACACCACATTTTCTGCTCCTTCATCTAGGAGGtactaatatatttaattctaaataattttttctgaAGAAATATATTATAGTATGGTCTAATATTGATTATGCACATATCAAATGAAtagtgttaattttatttatttatttaatatgtgtgatcttatgaaatatttgttattgttaTAGGTTGGAAGGAAAACTTGCTATTGTAACAGGGGGTGCCAGAGGAATTGGAGAAGCAACAGTTAGAATTTTTGTGAAACATGGTGCAAAGGTAGTGATTGGTGATGTTGAGGATGAAATTGGAACCAAGCTTGCAAATTCACTCTCTCCATTAGCCACCTATGTCCATTGTGATGTTAGTGTTGAAAAAGATGTTGAAAATTTGGTCACTTCTACACTTTTTCACTATGGAAAACTTGACATCATGTTCAACAATGCAGGCGTTCTTGGAAACCAATCTAAGAACAAAAGCATTGTGAATTTTGACGCGGACGAATTCGACCGCGTCATGAGTGTTAATGTGAAAGGAGTAGCTTTAGGTATTAAGCATGCAGCAAAGGCAATGATTCCTCAAGGATTTGGGTGCATAATTTCTTCATCTAGTGTAGCTGGTGTTATGGGAGGACTTGGTCCACATGCTTATACAACTTCAAAACAT from Cicer arietinum cultivar CDC Frontier isolate Library 1 chromosome 3, Cicar.CDCFrontier_v2.0, whole genome shotgun sequence encodes:
- the LOC101513240 gene encoding short-chain dehydrogenase reductase 2a-like, translated to MESLTWHSTSLPSFLLPFSSSALSLSLSLSQVSTMGVMSEKPLQELPLHSSDTTFSAPSSRRLEGKLAIVTGGARGIGEATVRIFVKHGAKVVIGDVEDEIGTKLANSLSPLATYVHCDVSVEKDVENLVTSTLFHYGKLDIMFNNAGVLGNQSKNKSIVNFDADEFDRVMSVNVKGVALGIKHAAKAMIPQGFGCIISSSSVAGVMGGLGPHAYTTSKHAIVGLTKNTSCELGRFGIRVNCISPFGVATSMLVNAWRKGDEEIDDDINFGLPLHEEVEKMEEFVRGLANLRGATLRAQDIAEAVLYLASDESKYVSGHNLVVDGGITSSRNCIGL